TTGGACACGAAGTAGCGCCGCGCGATGGAGAGCACGTCGTCCCTGCCCAGGAGCGCGCGAAGGGACCGTAGTCTCGAGGACACGGGTGTCAGCTATCCCGCGGCGGGCGGGAGTCGGCGGCGGCCTCTCCGCAGGCCACCAGGTCGACCGAGTGGACCGTCGCGCCGAGTTCCTCGACTTGCTCCTCGATCGACTCGTAGGTCAGCGACTCCCCGGTGAGCGTCAGCTCCACGTTCTGGACTTCCGTGTCGTGCTCGATGAGCGATGCGGAGACGCCGGCGACGCTCTCCGCGTCGGAGATCTGGGTCGTGAACTCGGGGAGCGGCGGCTCGTGCGGCTTCAGCACGTCGAGTACGAGGCGTCGAACGGGAAGCATCGTCTGGACGTGTCGGCCGAGTCACCTATAGTCTGGGGCGGATCGCGGGGCTGCCCGGCGCGAACGATCAGTACCGCTGTCTCGCCCGGGACGGAAGCGGCCGACCGATTCAGTCCTCGCCGGCCGTCACGGAGAGGACCGGCGTCTCGGCGCGCCTGATCACTCGCTCGGTCGTGCTGCCGACGAGGTACCGATCGAGGCCGGTGCGACCGGCCGATCCCATCGCGATCAGGTCGACGTCGTGCTCGTCGGCGTACGCCAGGAGGCCGCGGGACGGCAGCCCCTCCTGCACCTGCGTCTGCGCGTCGAGTCCCGCCTCCCGCGCACGCTCGGCGACGTCCTCGGTGGCCGCCTCGCCGACGGACCGCAGCTGGTCGAGCAGCGACGTCGGCGGTGAGACGCTCGGCGTCCTCGCCGCCGCGCCGACGTCGACGACGTGGACGGCGTGGACTCGGGCGCCGAAGGCCTCGGCGATAGCGACGCCGTGGGCCGCGGCTGTCGCGGCGTGGTCGCTCCCGTCCGTCGGGACGAGGACGTCGTCGTAGCCGTCCCCGACGCGGCTCCGGTCGGTCGCCCTGACGGTGATCACCGGCACCTTCGACCGCCGGACGACGTGCTCGGCGACGCTGCCGGCGACGGCGCGGCGCACCCCCGACTGACCGCGCGTGCCCATCGCGATCAGGTCGACGCCGTGCTCGCCCGCGTACTCGAGGATGGCCCGTCCGGGGCGGCCGGTGACGACCTCCGTGTGCAGGTCGTCCGTCGCGTCGATCGTCGATTCCACGGCCTGTATCGCCTCGGCCCGTCTGTCCTTCAGTCGCTGGATCTCCTGCTCGTTCAGTCCGCCGGCACTGAACGGCCCGGCCGCCGCGTCGAGGTCGACGACGGTGACGACGTGCAGTTCGGCGTCGAACGCGTGGGCCAGCGCCGCCGCGTGTTCGGCCGCCCGGAGGGCGTGTTCGCTGCCGTCAGTCGGTGCGAGGATCGCGTCGTACATCTCTGGGCTGACCTTCTCCGTCCCGGCTGAAAGTTCTATGGCGTCTCGTTCGTCCCGTCCGATTCCAGCTGGCGAGCCAGCAGGACCGGCACGGGCGAGGTCCGGATCAGCTTCGCGCTGACGCCGCCCAGCACGTACCGGCTGAACTCCGTCTCACCGTGGGTGCCTAGCGCGACGACGTCGACGTCGTTCTCCCTGACGTACGAGAGGATCTCCCGGTAGGCCCGTCCGGACGCGAGCGCCGTGGCGACGTCGTCGACCGACGCGTCGCGGGCCCGATCCGCCGCCGCGTGGAGGATCTCGTTCCCCCGCTCCTCCAGTTCGCCGCCTTTCACGGCCGACCGGACGTCGGGCCCCAGGCTCGCCGTCTCCATCACGTGGAGCAGGTGCAGCGTCGCGCTGGTCTCCTTCGCGAGGGCGATCGCCTCGGCGACGGCCCGGTCTGCTCCCGGGCTTCCGTCGGTCGGGACCAGGACGTCCCGCGGCGGATACGTCAGCCGGGCGTCATCGTCGGGAGTGACCGTCAGGACGGGGACGTTGGACGTGTTGACGACGCGCTCGGTGACGCTGCCGAGGAGGTACCGCTTGATCCCGCTGCGTCCGTGCGTCGGCATGACGACGAGGTCGACGCCGCTCGTCCGGGCGTAGTCGACGATTGTCTCGTGGGGACGACCCTGCAGGACTTCGGCCACGACGGACACGTTCCTGTCGCTCGCCCGCTCCGCGACCGCCGCGACGATGCGTTCGCCCTCCTCCTCGAGGGCGTCGACGACCTCGCCGCGGACGTTCGTGACGCTATCGACGGTCGTGTCGGCGACGTTGAGCACGTGGAGGGTCGCGTCGTGCGTGGCGGCGACGTCGAGGGCGTATTCGAGGGCGTCGGACGCGACGTCGCTCCCGTCGGTCGGGAACAGGAGCCGATCGTACATACCGGTACTTCCCGGCCGACCGTCAAATAGCCGCGGGGTAAGCCGGGCCCGTCACCGGCCGTCCTCGGCCGGCCGGGCTCCGGTTCCGCGGTTGACCAGCACGGCCACCGCGAGTAGCGCCGATCCACCCGCGACTACTGCACCGCTGGCGACCACCAGCGTCTCCGTCGCCTGCGGGGCCTGTTCACCCAGCCGAACGAAGGCGCGGACGTCGCCGAGCACGACGGCGAGCGCACCGACGACGTCGAACACGAGGTCGGTCACCGTGTCTCGCCAGCTGTAGTGGACCAGCACGGGCTCGACGTCGTACCGGTCGCCGATCTCCCGTGCGAGCAGCTCGATCAGCTCCCAGAACACGCCGCCGAGGAACGTGAACGCTACCGTCGCGACGGCGACGGAGGACGGGACCCCGTCACTCGACCCCGCGACCACGATCAGCCCGGCGTAGACGAGCGCCGCGACGAGCGCCGCCGAGAGCGTGTGCGTCACCGAGTCCCACCACTGGATCGTATCGTACGGCCCGAGCATCCCGAGCGAGTGCAGGAATCCGGCGGCGCCGACCCAGAGCGGCAGTATCGGGCCGACAGTGACGTCCCACGCGAAGGCGGTCCGGCCGAGCGAGTCGACTGCCAGCGGGAGGAGCGTGACGCCGAGCGACGCGAGCGCGTTGACGATGGCGGGGACGTTCCGGCGCCGAACTGCCACCAGGAGGACGGCGACCATGCCCGCGAGGAAGAGCACTACGCCGAGCGTCGTCGCTACAGTCATCTCCGCTTCGTCCGGTCACCATCGGGCCGACGAACGTAATCCTTTGCGGTAATCGACGCCGCGAACGGAGGTGATCGAGCTATCGTGAAGTACCTCGGGACGAGTGGTTCGAGAGACCTACGGTCTCTCGTCATCACGAGACGGCTCCCCCGTCTCGGACGACCCCGAGGCACTCGCCCTGCTCCACCTGTAGAAAGTGAGGCTATTCACACTCGAGGCGCACCCGGGCGTCCCTCGAGCGTGTCAGTGCGTTCGGTTTCTCGTATGTGCAAGCCCGTCGGCGTGCCGGCCAGCGGAGTGCTCACCCCGTCTCCTCGAAGTAGCGGTCGGGCAGGGAGGCGACGATGGCGCTCGGAACGTAGGGGACGAGGACGCGCTCGACGGCGAGCGTCGCGAGCGCGGGCAGTATCCGACGGACTACAGTGTAAACGCCCGCGACGAACAGCGCGGCGAACACGAGCAGGTCGTATCCCCCGTCGAGGACGACCAGCGACGGCGCGGCCACTCCGGCGGCGAGCAGCAGGTCCTCGGGGGCCCCGTCGTACCGGACCCACCGGCGGGGAGCGATCCACTGGTCTCGGTAGTGGTCGTAGACCGCGCGGTCTGAAGTCCCCTCCCAGGGTCGGAGCTCCAGTCCCCCGCCGAAGACGTCAGCGACGCCGTGGGCGGCCGCTCCCAGCGCGAGGAACGCCGCCGCTGCCACCGCGGGCGACGGGACCAGCACCGCTGCCGGAACGAGCGCGGCGGCGAGTACCGAGTGGTACACCGGATAGTGAAGGGCTCTGCGGTGGTCGGCGTACAGGTCGACGTCGGGCAGCACGCCGCCGAGGAAGCCCGCCACGAGGGCCACGGGGCCCAGCTCCGGCACCGCGAGCGCGTACGGGAGGGCGAGGGCCATCCCGACCAGGGCGTGCGTCGGGAGCATCATTGTGTCGGTACGAATGGGTCCCAATCGGATGAACGCGTCGCTGTTCTCGGTCCCGACGGGCAGCCGGCGGCTGCAGGCGATCGGAATCGCGCGGCTATAGTAGACATTGAAACTATTCACACATCGAGGGGTACCCGGGGTGCCCCTCGATGTGTGTCGTTGCGTTCAATTTCTACTATGGAACAGGCGACCGGCGCTCGGCTCTCCGGTGCCTGCCGCGGCGCCGCTCACGCTGAGCTCGACGCCGGTCTCGTCGTCGATGGACAGCGTCACGCCCTCGACGCTGCAGGCGTACGTGCTGACGTGGTGGCCGGCGGAGTCGAGCCGCACCCGCTTCTCGAGGAGTCCGTTGTCGGCGAGGTCCTCGACCTTGCGGTAGGCGGTCGACTTCGCGATTCCGAACCGCTCGGTGATCTCGGTGACGGACAGCGCGGCGTCGCTGGTCCCCGCGAGGATGGTCCGGCAGTCGGCGTCTTCGAGCGCTTCGAGGACGCTCCCGATCTCGTCTTCGTCGGTCACGGACCGCTGTTCGTCGTCGCGTCCGCGAACGGCCTCGACCCCACGTAGCTGCGATTGGCTCATGTCTCTACGGATGCGGTCCGACGGGAGGGGTCTGCAGCCCGTCTATCGTGGTGGGTTTAAGTACCCCGGGCGGTCGGCGACCGCGCTCCCCGGCGGACGCGGGTCAGGGCTCCCGTTCGAGGACGTCCCGGAAGAGCTTCGACTGCGCCGCGAGGAGGTGTTCCGTGACGGTCGAGGGCGTGACGTCGAGTTCGTCAGCGACCTCGGTGGCGTTGGCTCCCCGGGGGCGCTCGAAGTACCCCATCTCGTAGGCCGTCCGGAGGACCTCCAGCTGACGGTCGGTGAGCTTCCCGCGGTCGACGAACACGGGATCGCGAGCGGAGCCCTCCGTGGACGTGCGGACGAGCCGCTGGATGTCGACATCCGGGTAGCGCTCCCTGAGCTCGCCGACGATGGTCTGGAGGCGCTCGAAGTCGGCCGCGTGAAAGACGAGCTCGAGCGCGCCGTCGGTGACGAAGTAGCGGTGAACGGGCGTCTCGTACTCGCCGAGGCGGGCGCAGGGGCAGTCCGCGTCGTGCGTGACGCGATAGAGGTGACGGTCGGCGTACGCGAAGACGGGGTCGTGCTCGTAGTCGTCCGGAACCGCCTCGGCGTCCACGAGAAACTCGGAGCGGGCGTCCGTCGAGCCCGCGCGCGCGACGCTCGTCGAGACGTCGCTGATGACGGTGCCGGCGTCCGCCGACAGTTCCGCGACGGGACAGTCGGGCGGCGTCGGGAAGGTGACGGTGACGCGGATCCCGGCGGTCATTCGTGGGATGGTGGCCGCGTCGGCACTTTAGTCTGCGGATGTTCTGGAGCGCGATTCGCCCGGTCCTCGCCACGGGGAGGGCTCGCGCGATGCTGAGTCAGTCGTCGGGCTCCAGCACGATGCGCCGGCCGCTGATCGTCGTCGGCCGGAGCACGTGGAGCTGGATGTCGAGGTCGCTCCTGGACGCTCCCCAGATCTCGAACAGCGGGCGCTTCGCCTCGCCGTACTGTGCGACGTGCTCGGGCGTTATCTCGTCGCGGGCGACCGACTCGAGGACCCCGGTGACGACGGCGCTCCGGTACGTGCGTCCCTCCTCCTCGTAGACGACGAGCCGCACGTCCGGCGATCCAGAGAGGAACATGCTCTTCTCGCTGTCCGGCGTGGCCACGAGCCGCATGTAGAAGCGTCGCTCGTCGGCGTCGTAGCCGTAGGAGATCGGAATCGCGTACGGGTCGTCGTCGCGCGCGAGCGCCAGCACACCGGTCTCGTGGCGACCGAGGAGTGCGTTCGTCTCCTCGCTCGACATCTCCGTCTCTTGCTCCAGACCCATCGTAAGCATCACGACTGTGTTCGGCAAAACTTTATTGCTTGCTATTTCGCCCGACGGCGCGTCCGAATCGACGTGGACGACCGGCCAGTGGTAGCCCCTCGCCGAAGTCTTCTACGGGCACAGTGGCCCCATCGCTGGTCGATCGATCGCTCCGTCCTCGTGAATCGCCTCGGGGTCAGGCCCCGGGGCATTCGCCTCGACCGCCCGTAAACGCAGCAGCCGACACGGGCGACCCGCAGATGACGCAACCGTTCTCCATGAGCGCGTCCCGCATCGAGGCATTGACCTCCATCGATTCCTCGCACTCGGGGCACACGAAGACGTAGTCCTCACTGGCGCTCATCTCTACCTGAGCCTATTCACTCCCTGGGTAAATCAACCCCACTGTTTCCCAGGCCGCAAGACCCCGCGGAACTTTTTATACGCTGAGCAGGCGCAATACCACGGCGTTCACGCGGTTGATACGCGCCGTCACAGCGGTAACAGACCGCTGTGCAAACGCTCGCCCTGAGTTTCCGGCGGCGGTCAGTTATAGTAGACATCGAAACTATTCACACATCGAAGGGCACTCCGGGTGCCCTTCGAGTGCGTCAGTGCGTTCAATTTCTGCTGTAGTCTGTTCCACCGGCTCTTTCGCGCAGCTCTGACTGCAACCGCTCGGTCGTCTCGGCGAGTCCGTCGCTGACCTCGACGGGATACTCGGCGGGGTCCTCGATGGCCCGGACCGGCGCCGGTAGCTTCTCGAGCGTCTCGAGCGTTCGCTCCCTGCTCTCGTCCAGCGTCGGACACTCGTAGACGACGTCGCCGTCCCGGGCGACGTCGACCAGCAATTCCCGGCCACCGACGTCCTCGTCGGCGCGGGCCAGGACGTCACGCTGGACGGTCCCGTCGGCCACGAACCGGCGGACGCTCTTCGCGCCGGGATACGTCGCCTTGCCCGCCGAGAGCTTCGTCGTGGGCCCCATCTCGCCGTCCGACTCGACGGCCACGAGTTTGTACACGGGGTTCAGCGTCGGAGCGTCCCTGCTCGTCGTCAGTGCCGTACCCGGACCGAACCCGTCCGCGACGCCGCCGTCGGCGAAGAAGTCCCGCAGGAAGTACTCGTCGACGCCCGAGGAGACGACGATCTCCATCCCCTCGGGGAGTCTCTCGCGGACCGCCCGCGACAGCGCCACGAGGTCCCCAGAGTCGAGACGGACGCCGCGGACGTCGACGCCCGCCTCCCGGGCCACGTCGACGGCCGTCTGCGCGCCGGCGACCGTGTCGTAGGTGTCGATCAGGAGCACGGCGTCCTCGCCGTACACGTCGACGAACGCCTCGAAGGCCGCCCGCTCGCTCGGGAAGCTCTGGACCCACGAGTGGGCCATCGTCCCGACCACCGGCAGGCCGAACAGCTCGCCGGCGACTTCGTTCGAGGTGCCGTCCGCGCCGCCGACGTACGCAGCGCGGGCCGCTTTGATCCCGGCGTCGGTCCCGTGGGCGCGTCGTGTGCCGAAGTCGACGAGCGCTTGGTCGTCGCCCGCTCGGCGGACGACGTCCCGCATCCGGGCGGCCTTCGTCGCGACGAGGCTCTGGAAGCCGATCTGGTTGATCAGCAGCGTCTCGAACAGCTGCGCCTGATCGATCGGTGCGGTCACCTCGACGAGCGGCTCGTTCGGGAAGACGGCGGTCCCCTCGGGCACGGCGCGGACGTCCCCGGTGAACTCGAAGTCCGCGAGGTACTCGAGGAACGGCTCGGGGAAGCCCCGCTCGCGGAGGTGGGCCAACGCCCGTTCGTCGAACGTGACGTCCCCGAGGTAGGCGACGGCCTGCTCCAGGCCGGCGGCGATGACGTACCCCCGGTTCGGCGGCAGCTTCCTGAAGAACAGCGAGAACGTCGCCTCCGGCGCGTGATTCGCCTCTCGATAGCCCCGCATCATCGTCAGCTCGTACCGATCGGTGAACAGCCCGAGCGTCGCCGGTGACAGGTACCCGAAGCGGGGTTCGACCATGACGGGAGTAGTACCTGGAGTGACAAGAAGTGACTGCGAAGCTGTCGCGTCCTGCGCCGAGCGAGCCGGACCGCGCCGATCGAACGCCGGTCGGTGCCGGCGGCTCGCTGCCTCGAGACCGCCGTGGCCGTCGCGTCCGCTCGCAGCGGTCAGTTCGCCGGTCGCTATCGTGGAAATTGAACGCACCGACGCACTCGAGGGGCACCCGAGGTGCTCCTCGATGTGTAAACAGTTTCAATTTCTATAGGTACGTCACGACGAATCGCATCAAACTCGATTCAAGACGCAAGTACCGCTATTGCCGTCCCGCACAGACGGGTCGAGTGGGCGACTCGCCCTGGTGAATCCATGTCCGGACGCAACGACCCATTCGAAACGATAGAGCAGATGTTCGAGCAGATGAGCCGCCAGTTCGGGGACGCCGCCGAAACGTGGGGAGGAGGCGCCGGGTTCGGCGAGATGGGACTCGGGAAGATGGGCGTCGACCTCGCGGACCGCGGCGACGAGTTCGTCGTGACAGTCGACGTCCCCGGCTTCGAGGAGGACGAGATCGACCTCCGGCTCACGGACGACACGCTTCAGATCGCTGCGACGCACGAGCGAGCGACCGAGGAACGAGAGGAAACGTACCTCCGCAGCGAACGCCAGCACCGCTCGCTGCGGGACCGCGTTCAGTTGCCGGAGCCGGTCGCGGAAGACGAAACCGAAGCGACCCTCAGGAACGGCGTCCTGACGGTTCGCCTCCCGAAGGCCGAACCGACGGAGGCGGGCGGCCGTCAGATCGACATCGACTGAGGCCCCCTCGGGTCCCCGCCCCGGGTGCAGTCGGCGCGCCAGCCAGTCGGCACGCTGCCGGTCGGTCTAGATCCCGAGCCACTCGTCGCTCCGAACCTCGTAGCCGTTGGCGCGGCAGAACTTCGCCGCGCGTCGGCGCACTGCCCGGGACGACGGGAGTTTCTCCTCGTCGCGGATCTGTTCGACGATCCAGTCGGCGGCGACCCGGATCCCCTCGTCCTCGTCGTCCTCCTCGATCGCTTTGAGTGCCCGGAAGGTCTTCTCGTAGGCCTCGCGCTGCGACTCGCCGATCTCCGTATTGTTGAGCCCCTCGCTCGCTTCCAGCACCTGCCTCATGGCCCCGGCGATCCTCGGCCGGCGTACCCGCACCCGGACGCGCCGGGGGGCGTCGAACGTCTGGCTGTCCGTGTTCGCGACCAGTTCCGAAACCGCGTGCGAACCGTCGGGCCCCGCTATCTCGCGGTCGCCGACCGCCGCGACGACCTCCGCCCCCGTCGCCGGGAACTCGACGGATTCGAGTTCCGCATCGAGGTCCTCGATCTCGGGCTCCGCTATCGGCGGTTCCGTCTCGTCCCACCGCTCCAGTTCAGTGCGGATCTCGCGCTCTCGCTGTCGTCGATCGGCGTCGAGTCCCTTCTTGTCTCGACCGCTCCTGTCGTCTGCCATTCCTGTTGGATAGGAAATCAGTCCGGAAAACGATGTGGGCTGAGAGGTCGAACTCACCCGCAAGAGAGACGTACTGGGATCGAGTGCTCTACGATGTCGCAGCTTCCTGGCACGAAGATGCAAACGTGCGTGTTCTGCGTCGTATGGACGGGCGGCTCGATCGGTGGTACACTGTCGAAGCAGAGAACCGTCGCCGGACTCCCTCGAGTGACGCATCGCCGCCCGAGAACCGCTGTGCGATCGCCACGGCGACCCCTCTCGAGACCGCGTTCGCGCCAACGGGGCGGCCGCACCGCGGTGCGGCGGGCCACTTATGATCGCGGTGGCCGAACTGTCGAACGGTACATGTTCACGGACGTCCTGGTCCCGACGGACGGGAGCGACTGTGCGGACCGCGCGGTCGGGTACGCCGAGGACATCGCGTCGCGCTACGGGGCGACCGTTCACGTGCTCTCCGTCGCCGACTCCCGGATACTCCAGCACGGACCGCACTCCGATCAGGTGCGCGCGGAGTGTGCGGAGATTACCGACGCGGTGCGAGCGGACATCACCGCCGACGTCCCCGTACAGGACGTCGTCCGCACCGACATCCCGCACGAGGCAATCCTCTCGTACGCCGACGACGAGGGGATCGACCTGATCGTGATGGGGACCCACGGGCGAACCGGCGTCCAGCGGTATCTCCTCGGCAGCGTCACCGAGAAGGTGGTTCGCCTGTCGGACGTCCCCGTGCTGACGGTCCGGTCGACCGACTCCGACGATGTCTCCTACCCCTACTCGGACGTCTTGGTCCCGACGGACGGGAGCGACGGCGCTGCAGCGGCGATCGACCCCGCGGTCGACGTCGCCGGCGCCTACGACGCCCGCCTCCACGCGCTCTCCGTCGTCGACACCGAACCGGTGGGATTCGAGGTCCAGACCGACCCGCCCTATCACACTCCGGAGGAGCGCGCCGATACGGCCGTCGAGGCCGTGGCGGAGTCGGCCGAAGCCGCCGACCTCCGGAGCGTCGAGACGGCGGTCGTGTACGGGGTGCCCTACCGGGAGATCCAGTCCTACGTCCGTGAGAACGACGTCGACCTCGTCGTGATGGGGACCCGCGGCCGGACGGGCGTCGAGCGGTACCTCCTCGGCAGCGTCGCCGAGAAGACGGTGCGAACGTCCGACGTCCCCGTCATGACGATCCGTGCGGGCGACGCCGATGGGGAAACGCCAACCGAGTGATCGGCACCGCCAGGCACTCGTCGTCAGGTGCGAACTACGGGAGAAACCGAACGCACTGAGACGCCGAACGCACTGACACGCTCGAAGGACACCCCGGGGCCCCGAAACGACTCACTGTCCGGCGCCGATCACCGCGTCGGCACCGCCCGCATCGACGACGAGCTTCCGGGAGACCACGTCGATCACCGTGTCCGAACCGATCGCCGTCCCGCCGTCGACGGCCTCGACGCGGAGGATCACGTCTTCGGGGCTGGCACAGCCGCAGTTGACGAACTCCTCCCACTCGTCGCCGACCGCGACGGGACCGGCGTGAGCCCACCGGAGGTACCGCCGGTAGGTGTCCTCCGTCATGTTCTCCTGGAGCCACTCGCTGTCGGCGACCCACCAGTCGTCGGTGTCGTCAGGATCGGTCTCCGGCGACCGGAACGAGACGAGGACTCGATCCGCCTGGTCCTCGACGGTGGCCGGATCGGTCGTGTTCACGTCGCGTCGGTCGGTCGATCCCATCAGTCGTCGGCCTCCGCAGCGATCGGCTCGGCGCTGTCGGCAGCAACCGCGTCGGCCGATTCGAGCCACTCCTCGACGTCCAGAGCGGCCATGCTACCCATGCCGGCAGCGGTGACCGCCTGCTGGTACTCGCGGTCCATCACGTCACCGGCCGCGAAGACGCCGTCGGCGGCCGTCGCCGTCGTCGCCCACGCCTCTCCGGCGTCGGTGGTCCGGACGTACCCGTCGTCGTCGAGGTCGACGGGCGTGTCACGGAGGAAGTCGGTGTTGGGCTCGTGGCCGATGGCGTAGAACACGCCGCCGACGTCGACCTCCTCTACCTCGAGGTCCTCGCGGTCCTCGTTCGAGCCCTCACCGGCCTCGTACTTCTCGGCTGGATGGCCCTCCGGGTGCGAGACGAGCGTCGCGCCGGTCACGCCGTCCTCCTGGGACCCGTCGATCGCCACGAGCTCCGTGTTCCAGGCGAACTCGACGTCCTCGTGGTCGCGGGCGCGGTCGGCCATGATCTCCGAGGCCCGGAGCTCGTCGCGGCGGTGGACGACCGTCACGGAGTCGGCGAACTTCGCGAGGAAGAGTGCCTCTTCCATCGCGCTGTCGCCGCCGCCGACGACGAGCACGTCGTCGCCGCGGTGGAACGCGCCGTCGCAGGTCGCACACGTCGAGAGGCCGTAGCCCATCAGCTCGTCCTCTCCGTCGGCGCCGACCCAGCGGGCGCTGGCGCCCGTCGCGACGATCAGCGCGCGGGTCCGGAGCGTCTCGCCGGTCGAGAGCGACAGTTCGAGCGGCTGGCCGTTCAGGTCGGCGGACTCGATGCTGCCGTGCTGGAACTGAGCGCCGAACTGTTCGGCCTGCTCCTTCCCGCGCTGGATCAGCTCCATGCCGCCGACGCCCTCGGGGAACCCGAGGTAGTTCTCGACGTCGGTCGTGAGCGTCAGCTGGCCGCCCGGCTCGTCGCCCTCGAGCACGAGCGGATCGAGGTCGGCCCGTGCCGCGTAGACGGCCGCCGAGAGACCGGAGACTCCGGAGCCGGCGACGACGAGGTCTCGTATCTCCTCAGTCATTTACTCGGTGTACTTCCCGATCAGGGCGCGCAGTTGCTCTTCGCCCTGCACACCGACGACCTCCTCGACCTGCTCGCCGTCGGCGAACAGGATCAGGGTCGGGACGCCCCGAACGCCGTACGACCCGGCGAGCTGCTGGTTCGCGTCGACGTCGACCTTCGCGACGGTCGCGTCGGTCTCGGTTGCGAGTCGCTCGACGACGGGTTCGAGCATCTGGCACGGCCCACACCAGTCGGCGTAGAAGTCCGCGAGGACGACGCCGTCGTCCCCGACGATCTCGTCGAGGTCGGACTCGCCGTCGACGTGGACCGGCTCGGTGGGCGTATCGGTACTTTCCTCAGCAGCGGTGTCGACTGTCATCACTCTCTCGTAGGGTCCGGTAGTAGTTAAGGGTTGTGGGAGATCCGTACAATACAATGGGTGCGGAACCACAGGTGATATCACCCGCCGCGACGAGCGGCGAGTATGTCCTCCGAACGGCGATGTCCCGACTGCGACGAACCGCTGGAACGGATGGCGCTACAGGGATCGAGCGCTCTCGGCGACGTGACGCTCGTCTCCGACGAGCCAGCGGAGGGCCTCCTCGGGAATCTCCGCGCGGACGAGATCCTGCGGCCGGTGCCGTACGTCTGTCCGGAGTGCCGACGGACGCTCTTCTACGCCGAGGAGTGACTGCGACCGGGAGTGACTGCGATCGAACGCCCGGCGTGGCCGGCGGTCACGGCGGCCGCTCGTGCGGCGTGAAAACAGAGGAGAACAGTGAGAATCGGCCCGATGCGCTCCTGGACCCTATCCCTCGACCGACTGGGGTGACGCATCCGCCTGTTCGTACTTTTTCTCGAACTCCTGGATGAGCTGGCCCATCTTGGCGTACCAGTCGT
This region of Halomicrobium urmianum genomic DNA includes:
- a CDS encoding universal stress protein, whose protein sequence is MFTDVLVPTDGSDCADRAVGYAEDIASRYGATVHVLSVADSRILQHGPHSDQVRAECAEITDAVRADITADVPVQDVVRTDIPHEAILSYADDEGIDLIVMGTHGRTGVQRYLLGSVTEKVVRLSDVPVLTVRSTDSDDVSYPYSDVLVPTDGSDGAAAAIDPAVDVAGAYDARLHALSVVDTEPVGFEVQTDPPYHTPEERADTAVEAVAESAEAADLRSVETAVVYGVPYREIQSYVRENDVDLVVMGTRGRTGVERYLLGSVAEKTVRTSDVPVMTIRAGDADGETPTE
- a CDS encoding NAD(P)/FAD-dependent oxidoreductase — protein: MTEEIRDLVVAGSGVSGLSAAVYAARADLDPLVLEGDEPGGQLTLTTDVENYLGFPEGVGGMELIQRGKEQAEQFGAQFQHGSIESADLNGQPLELSLSTGETLRTRALIVATGASARWVGADGEDELMGYGLSTCATCDGAFHRGDDVLVVGGGDSAMEEALFLAKFADSVTVVHRRDELRASEIMADRARDHEDVEFAWNTELVAIDGSQEDGVTGATLVSHPEGHPAEKYEAGEGSNEDREDLEVEEVDVGGVFYAIGHEPNTDFLRDTPVDLDDDGYVRTTDAGEAWATTATAADGVFAAGDVMDREYQQAVTAAGMGSMAALDVEEWLESADAVAADSAEPIAAEADD
- the trxA gene encoding thioredoxin, giving the protein MTVDTAAEESTDTPTEPVHVDGESDLDEIVGDDGVVLADFYADWCGPCQMLEPVVERLATETDATVAKVDVDANQQLAGSYGVRGVPTLILFADGEQVEEVVGVQGEEQLRALIGKYTE